One stretch of Oncorhynchus keta strain PuntledgeMale-10-30-2019 chromosome 18, Oket_V2, whole genome shotgun sequence DNA includes these proteins:
- the LOC118379036 gene encoding dnaJ homolog subfamily C member 30, mitochondrial-like, with product MALRRKYDHSIFSGSDQEAGRPSERESTYNTRASSPQQYQQQQRSPRFSNVGGKAMFDLDAFFQAHYGEQLQREKELRSRRAQYQQKQQHDYKQWKLGKMLEITVGVLLAIRGQGSSSLSPGPDCRGTAGHEESGVIFTITRS from the coding sequence ATGGCCCTGAGGAGGAAGTACGACCACAGCATCTTCAGTGGGTCAGACCAGGAGGCTGGCAGACCCTCTGAACGGGAGTCCACCTACAACACCAGAGCCTCTAGCCCACAGCAGTATCAACAACAGCAGAGATCCCCACGGTTCTCCAACGTTGGAGGGAAGGCCATGTTTGACCTTGATGCCTTCTTCCAGGCTCACTATGGTGAGCAGCTGCAGAGGGAGAAGGAGCTCAGGTCCAGAAGGGCCCAGTACCAGCAGAAACAGCAGCATGATTATAAGCAGTGGAAGCTGGGGAAGATGTTGGAGATTACTGTAGGGGTGCTGCTGGCcatcaggggtcaggggtcatctTCACTATCACCAGGTCCTGATTGTAGGGGTACTGCTGGCCATGAGGAGTCAGGGGTCATCTTCACTATCACCAGGTCCTGA